Proteins encoded in a region of the Hippopotamus amphibius kiboko isolate mHipAmp2 chromosome 11, mHipAmp2.hap2, whole genome shotgun sequence genome:
- the LOC130830839 gene encoding olfactory receptor 5V1-like has product MLQFVLLLSHFPRENGIEGENHTLSEFIILGFSDLNDLQFLLFTIFLMIYLCTLGGNIFIILVTMADARLYTPMYFFLRNLAFLDICYTTTNVPQMMVHLLSKKKSISYGGCVSQLFAFLFFVGVECLLLAAMAYDRYVAICKPLRYSVIMNKVLYSQLAALCWTGGFLNSVVHTVLTFHLPFCGNNKINYFFCDIPPLLILSCGDTSVNELVLIIIGVFIGWAPFLGIILSYVYIISTILRIRSSEGRQKAFSTCASHLVIVLLYYGSSIFTYVRPISSYSLAKDRLISVLYSVVTPMLNPIIYTLRNKDIRKALRAVGEKVVAFKIHFP; this is encoded by the coding sequence ATGCTGCAATTTGTACTGCTTCTTTCTCACTTCCCAAGAGAAAATGGCATAGAGGGAGAAAATCACACTCTGTCCGAATTTATCATCTTGGGATTCTCTGACCTAAATGATTTGCAATTTTTACTCTTTACCATATTTCTTATGATCTATCTCTGTAccctgggaggaaatattttcattattttggtaACAATGGCCGATGCGCGACTCTATAcacctatgtatttttttctgaggaATTTGGCCTTTCTGGATATCTGTTACACCACCACTAATGTCCCCCAAATGATGGTGCATCTCctatcaaagaagaaaagcatttcCTATGGGGGTTGTGTGTCTCAACTTTTTGCATTCCTTTTCTTTGTGGGGGTAGAGTGTCTTTTGCTGGCAGCAATGGCATATGATCGTTACGTTGCAATCTGCAAACCTTTAAGGTATTCAGTTATTATGAACAAGGTCCTGTATAGCCAGTTAGCAGCCTTGTGCTGGACTGGTGGTTTCCTCAACTCAGTGGTGCACACAGTACTGACCTTCCACCTGCCCTTCTGCGGCAACAACAAGATTAATTATTTCTTCTGTGACATCCCCCCTTTGCTGATTTTGTCATGTGGGGACACTTCTGTCAATGAGTTGGTGTTAATCATCATTGGGGTCTTCATTGGATGGGCTCCTTTTCTGGGTATCATCCTTTCCtatgtctacatcatctccaccATCCTGAGGATCCGCTCTTCAGAGGGGAGACAAAAGGCCTTTTCTACCTGTGCCTCTCACCTGGTCATTGTCCTTCTCTACTATGGCAGCTCCATCTTCACATACGTACGGCCCATCTCATCTTACTCACTGGCAAAAGACCGGCTGATCTCAGTACTGTACAGTGTTGTCACCCCCATGCTAAACCCCATAATTTACACTTTAAGGAATAAGGATATCAGAAAGGCCCTCAGAGCTGTGGGAGAAAAAGTAGTAGCCTTCAAAATTCATTTTCCTTGA